The Candidatus Limnocylindrales bacterium genome includes the window CATGGTTATATGATCTACGATACCCTTTTTTCCCTGGATGAAAATTTGAAACCACAGCCCCAGATGGTAAAAACCTGGCAGGTCAGTGAGGATGGTTTACAATATACCTTTACCTTACGAGAGGGTCTTAAGTTCCATGATGGTAAACCTGTCGTTGCAGAAGATGTCGTGGCTTCTCTTAAGAGATGGGGCCAGCGGGATGTTTTAGGTAAACTATTGATGGATTTTACCGCCAGACTGGAGGCCATAGATGAAAAAACTTTTCGATTGGTACTTAAAGAACCCTTTAACCTGGTTTTAGAGGCTCTGGCCAAGCCGAGCGGGAGTGTTCCTTTCATTATGCCGGCCCGGATTGCGGCAACTCCCGCGGATGAGCAGATTAAAGAGACCATTGGCTCAGGACCCTTCAAATTTGTGAAAGAGGAATGGGAACCCGGGCATCGGGTTGTTTACATACGTAACCCGGAATACATCCCTCGAGCCGAACCGGCCCACTCGGGTACCGGGGGTAAACGGGTATATGTGGATCGGGTAGAATGGATCTACATTCCCGACCCGGCCACGGCCAGTGCGGCACTGGAGGCAGGAGAAGTGGACTTTTGGGAAAACCCACCAATTGATTTTGTAGTTCGATTAAAACAGAATCCGCAAATTACAGTCTCTATCGTTGATCCGTTGGGTACCCAGGGAGTGCTACGACCCAATCATTTACACCCTCCCTTCAACAATGTAAAAGCCCGTCAAGCTTTACTTTGGATGGTCAGTCAGGAAATTTACATGCAAGCAGCCATCGGAGATAAAAATTTCTGGCGAACCTGTCCGGGGTTTTTTATATGCGGGGGGCCCTGGGAAACTGATGTGGGTTCGGAGCCTCTGAAGCAGCAAAATCTGGAGAAGGCCCGACAGTTAATGAAAGAAGCCGGCTATGATGGACGACCGGTAGTCTTGATGGATCCGACCGATATGCCCATTTTGCATGTAGCCACCCTGGTAACCCAACAACTGTTAACCCAAATCGGGGTCAAGGTAGACCTTCAGGCCATGGACTGGAGTACCCTGGTCTCTCGCCGGGCTGAGAAGAAACCACCGGAGGAAGGGGGATGGAATCTGTTTCATACCTGGTCGGTAGGATCCGATGTCATGAACCCGGCGGTCAGTTCCGCCAGTTCTGGGGCTTGTGACAAGGCCTGGTTTGGCTGGTATTGTAGTCCACGAATGGAAGAGCTACGAGCCGAATGGGTTCGCACCCAGGACCCGGTCCGACAAAAACAATTGGTGGAAGAAATCCAAAAACTGGCTTTCGAAGAAGTACCTTATGTGCCCTTTGGACAATGGTTCTTGCCCACAGCTTATCGCAAGGATGTAAAAGGTGTACTTCAGTTCCCGGCCCCTATCTTGTGGAATATCTGGCTGGATCGATAGAAGACCTATCTCGTCCAGCCTGAAAGGGCAGGTCGAACGTCCCCGTTTGACAGGGTTAGAGGACTATGTCCACCAGACTCTCAGGGCCCCGAGAGCTTCCCTCCTTACAGATTGGATTCCATCGAACCGGGTTATAAATCCGTAAACTTGACTTTCTCAATGACTTTTCTTATATTCGGCCTATGCCAGGTGTTGTTTGAACCAGTCCACGGCCACACCCGCCGTTTTAGATACCCACGGCTCTGTATAAGCATCAAAATGTTTGCAGGGTTGAATGGAAATGGCCTTGGGTTGTAATGCCCGTTCGTAAGCGGCTACTGCAAGATCGGTGGGAGTTAGGGTATCATAGCCGGCAACTACCATCAGTAGGGGGGTCGGTGAGATAAGATGGATAGAACCGGCCGGATCGTACTCCAGGAATTTCTCCAGAGATTCCACAGTGACTTGATTGCGCCAGTTGGGCGCAAGGGTATTGCCTGCATGGGTGAACCATTGGTAAGACTCAGGCGTAGGAAGGACCGAAGGCTCTCCTTCGGGGGCTACAACCTTGAGATAGTTAACCTGACCGGTTTTATAGCGCTGGATTCGATCCTGGATCAGAAAATTAAGGAACTGAACAAAATGATCCGGTCGGTTGAGACGTAACGCATTGTTCCAGCCGTTGACCAAAGGGACCTGTGAAACCACCGCTTTGATCCGTTTATCAAAGGCAGCCAAATGCAAAACATGAGCCCCGCTGTAGGACGTTCCCCACACCCCAATCCGATCCGGGTCTACTTGAGGGTGATCGGAAATCCAGGTGATGGCATTGCGGTAGTCTTCAATCTGCTCCATGGGAAATATCTGACTGCGAGGTTCACCTTCACTGTCACCAAGATAGCGATAATCGAAAACAAGGGTTATAAAACCGGCTTCGGTAAACCGTTCGGCAAAGTTGGGTAAGTACATCTCTTTCACAGCCGAAAAACCATGGGCCATCACAATGGCAGGGGCTTTTTTACCCGCAGGAAGATTTTCAGGTAGGTAAAGCCAGCCTGCACAACGTAACCCCTGACTCATAAAAGTAATGTTCTGACGCATAGATCCTCCTTTTTTCAGAATCCAGAAATTCAAAGTCAGAAAAAAAGGAAAGTAGAGATCTAAAGTAGAGATCTTTTGATTTCTGACTTCGAATTTCTAAGACCATCTCCGTATTGAAACACTAGATAAGTCCTAAG containing:
- a CDS encoding ABC transporter substrate-binding protein encodes the protein MQNFCWFFPFPITRITLIGLLLLSLASGAEPAEPKMGGTLKFVPQADLKILDPIWTSAYITRNHGYMIYDTLFSLDENLKPQPQMVKTWQVSEDGLQYTFTLREGLKFHDGKPVVAEDVVASLKRWGQRDVLGKLLMDFTARLEAIDEKTFRLVLKEPFNLVLEALAKPSGSVPFIMPARIAATPADEQIKETIGSGPFKFVKEEWEPGHRVVYIRNPEYIPRAEPAHSGTGGKRVYVDRVEWIYIPDPATASAALEAGEVDFWENPPIDFVVRLKQNPQITVSIVDPLGTQGVLRPNHLHPPFNNVKARQALLWMVSQEIYMQAAIGDKNFWRTCPGFFICGGPWETDVGSEPLKQQNLEKARQLMKEAGYDGRPVVLMDPTDMPILHVATLVTQQLLTQIGVKVDLQAMDWSTLVSRRAEKKPPEEGGWNLFHTWSVGSDVMNPAVSSASSGACDKAWFGWYCSPRMEELRAEWVRTQDPVRQKQLVEEIQKLAFEEVPYVPFGQWFLPTAYRKDVKGVLQFPAPILWNIWLDR
- a CDS encoding alpha/beta hydrolase; this encodes MRQNITFMSQGLRCAGWLYLPENLPAGKKAPAIVMAHGFSAVKEMYLPNFAERFTEAGFITLVFDYRYLGDSEGEPRSQIFPMEQIEDYRNAITWISDHPQVDPDRIGVWGTSYSGAHVLHLAAFDKRIKAVVSQVPLVNGWNNALRLNRPDHFVQFLNFLIQDRIQRYKTGQVNYLKVVAPEGEPSVLPTPESYQWFTHAGNTLAPNWRNQVTVESLEKFLEYDPAGSIHLISPTPLLMVVAGYDTLTPTDLAVAAYERALQPKAISIQPCKHFDAYTEPWVSKTAGVAVDWFKQHLA